Below is a genomic region from Pseudomonadota bacterium.
GCCCGCGGATCCGGCGCCCGCGACGCCGGCGGGAGGGCATGACACTGATCGAGATCATGATCGTCGTCATCATCATGGCCATGATCGCCGGTGGCGTCGGCGTCGCTGTGCTGCCGCGCCTCGAAAAGGCCAAGGTCAACAAGACCAAGACCGACGCGGCAGCCATTGCGAGCGCGGCGACCATGTGGATCGCGGAGAACGGCGGCTGCCCCTCCGTCCAAGATCTGATCGACGACCAGATCTTGAAGAGAGGCACGACGCTGGTCGACGAATGGGACAACGAATTCAGTATCGAGTGCGACGCCGATGGGCCG
It encodes:
- a CDS encoding prepilin-type N-terminal cleavage/methylation domain-containing protein encodes the protein MQSDSQVRRRVNQRSCARARPRIRRPRRRREGMTLIEIMIVVIIMAMIAGGVGVAVLPRLEKAKVNKTKTDAAAIASAATMWIAENGGCPSVQDLIDDQILKRGTTLVDEWDNEFSIECDADGPAVSSAGPDGEMGTEDDIGT